The region AGAGTCAGACGATATTCGTTCAAGCGTCTTCTGATACATTCCAGTACATACTTCGCCTGCTTTTCTGTGTGGCAATGAACGATAATATCATCCGCATATCGTTCGAATCGCAATGATGGAAATTCCTGATGCATCCATTCATCAAATGCTTGATGCAGAAATATGTTTGCCAGCAAAGGACTGATGACACCTCCTTGTGGCGTTCCTTTGGCCCGCTCTATTATTTCTCCATCTTTGCTTTGGGATGGGGCTTTCAACCAACGCTCAATGTACAGCAGTATCCATTTTTCATCAGTATACTTCCGTACTTCTTGCATCAGTAATTCATGATCGATTTCATCAAAGAATCCCTTGATGTCCATATCAATCACCCAGTCATATTTCCAACACCGCTCTCTTGCCTTTCCTATCGCCTGGTGAGCTGACTTTCCTGGTCTGTACCCATATGAATCCTCATGAAACTTTGGTTCCACTTGGGGTTCCAGATACATTTTGGCCACCATCTGGGCAATTCGGTCTGCCACTGTCGGAATACCTAAGACCCGTTTCTTTCCATCTTTCTTAGGTATCTCACAGCGCAGAACTGCCGGAGGTAAATAACTACCTGACGACATTCGATTCCAATTCTTGTAGAGATTATTCGCGAGATTTTCCTCAAACGTCTCCATTGATTCTTTATCGATTCCCGCCGCCCCTTTGTTGGCCTTCACCTTGAGATA is a window of bacterium DNA encoding:
- the ltrA gene encoding group II intron reverse transcriptase/maturase codes for the protein MTTSKSYQISRQVVWEAYLKVKANKGAAGIDKESMETFEENLANNLYKNWNRMSSGSYLPPAVLRCEIPKKDGKKRVLGIPTVADRIAQMVAKMYLEPQVEPKFHEDSYGYRPGKSAHQAIGKARERCWKYDWVIDMDIKGFFDEIDHELLMQEVRKYTDEKWILLYIERWLKAPSQSKDGEIIERAKGTPQGGVISPLLANIFLHQAFDEWMHQEFPSLRFERYADDIIVHCHTEKQAKYVLECIRRRLNEYRLTLHSEKTKIVYCKDQNRPGDHTNTSFDFLSYTFRGRVCRKKTGQCFVGFVPAVSQKARKAMSQKIKKWELKKLVPLTLEEIAEEINPQVRGWMNYYGTYYRSAMRPILRQVEMAIARWAMRKYKKLHRKLVRATRWLRSIWRRKPNQFVHWAWCIR